One Fusarium falciforme chromosome 12, complete sequence DNA window includes the following coding sequences:
- a CDS encoding C2H2-type domain-containing protein, with product MRGMDGALTCTEDNLGSGRMASESAGPGGPVIPTRGRQPSTDKSFVCEHPGCTKRFTRAEHLQRHALNHLPGGSACPKCRAHFKRPDLLKRHMDRHVQKDIEAGGPGCGVLDTRKRSWKAPDGSVVEKRPCFRPETQQIPSPESEPPESSGEQQDQQQSAIEYWGQDSDHHGDNPEHPDWPQPGDLGLEVQNCEPLGLQSVSQLDYSFQASTLAEQGDHNGRLSESWDDAIDPNLDPSLLSGAMLDVAQLDYDQIFQPDTASSFNMPYTTALDYNWLFDMKGTQTSLINLPDKPSQLEQAPSFQEALFTISPESMDSSQLWPERRDSQPASEDLNNMQQLPLPSTNQSTHSASSDLVPRTAKKPVRRGRRTSTALVGPVDGGDQSTPNDIDRPFSLLSRRPVLPQINETVRKRLLQIIEATNPCLPESHHPLSNEPLLSVKSLQNYLDLYFTRFNTAYPLIHLPTFDANTAEPLYLLSILLLGATYSNKDAHQLAVRIHDVMRPSIFAHAGFSPRPELWTLQTILLVECFGKSRAGQKQHDMSHLFHGLLINLIRRSDCQFVRPTGPPSDVVDHDQTLRDAWRRWSIAEQKKRLALLCFMWDTQHAVLFCQSLCMSAFELRVELPCSQRMWEAGDAMAWAAAWRSSQSNQGQFFLPALKSYMTPTVPRPQGLSGLSRVLLFHGLMSIAWDMQRRDQTALGVVSGDNPGGHWRKIIGGAYETWKSDFDAYTLAVIGRLPRSSEDESQRSEHIAFATAYNTLYHSAQALLNMEFLDVQIYAGARNILGRPVQQKDYRRSARNVKQWASAAKREPPQDSGQTQAAKDALVKQNLEQPTTWGRNSANTAAWHAGRMLRDGTKILTGSDAMSLFHVPWCLYLATLTCWAFHHAGPLRGRSIAPGDEMADESSDETDEMVWDPRGEMEALVTSMAEMGQRDSTSGISQRRQTNGLVWSMAEILTKVRWEIVQTGVKVLRGLVPQRLINQYDDPLGDGF from the exons ATGCGCGGCATGGATGGAGCATTGACTTGTACTGAAGACAACCTTGGTAGTGGCAGGATGGCTTCTGAAAGTGCAGGCCCGGGCGGCCCTGTAATCCCTACTAGGGGTCGACAGCCCTCCACCGACAAGTCCTTTGTGTGTGAGCATCCTGGTTGTACCAAGCGCTTTACACGCGCTGAGCATTTACAGAGGCATGCTCTGAATCACCTACCTGGAGGTTCTGCATGTCCCAAGTGTCGTGCTCACTTCAAGCGTCCAGATCTGTTGA AGCGTCATATGGACCGTCACGTCCAGAAGGATATTGAAGCCGGCGGTCCTGGTTGCGGAGTTCTCGATACTCGCAAGCGTTCATGGAAAGCCCCTGACGGTTCCGTTGTCGAAAAGAGACCCTGCTTTCGTCCAGAAACACAACAAATCCCATCACCCGAGTCTGAGCCTCCAGAGTCAAGTGGAGAGCAACAAGATCAACAGCAATCAGCGATAGAGTACTGGGGTCAGGACAGTGACCATCACGGAGACAACCCAGAACACCCAGACTGGCCACAACCTGGGGATCTTGGTTTGGAGGTACAGAATTGTGAGCCTCTGGGTCTCCAATCTGTGTCACAGCTCGACTATAGTTTCCAGGCATCCACACTGGCCGAGCAAGGTGACCACAACGGCCGGCTAAGCGAGTCTTGGGATGATGCTATAGATCCCAACCTTGACCCAAGCCTACTCTCTGGGGCTATGCTCGATGTTGCACAACTGGATTACGACCAAATCTTTCAGCCAGACACAGCCAGCTCGTTTAATATGCCGTACACTACGGCTTTAGACTACAACTGGCTATTTGACATGAAAGGAACCCAAACATCGCTCATTAACCTCCCCGACAAGCCATCTCAACTCGAACAAGCACCCAGCTTCCAAGAAGCTCTTTTCACCATATCACCCGAGTCCATGGATAGCTCTCAGCTTTGGCCCGAACGACGAGACTCACAACCGGCTTCTGAAGACCTCAACAATATGCAGCAACTCCCCTTGCCGTCAACCAACCAGTCCACCCACTCGGCATCCTCAGACCTTGTCCCAAGGACAGCCAAGAAACCTGTTAGGAGAGGAAGGAGGACTAGCACAGCGCTGGTCGGCCCTGTTGATGGTGGAGACCAGTCAACTCCCAACGACATCGACAGGCCATTCTCTCTCTTGTCAAGGAGGCCCGTCCTACCGCAGATTAACGAAACAGTTCGAAAGCGGCTCTTGCAGATCATCGAAGCAACCAACCCTTGCCTCCCAGAATCCCACCATCCTCTGTCGAATGAACCACTTCTATCAGTCAAATCTCTCCAGAACTATCTAGACCTTTACTTTACTCGATTCAACACCGCATACCCATTGATCCATTTGCCTACTTTTGACGCCAATACCGCGGAGCCTCTCTATCTACTATCAATCCTATTACTTGGGGCAACGTATTCGAACAAGGACGCTCATCAGTTGGCTGTCCGTATTCACGATGTCATGCGACCAAGCATCTTCGCTCATGCGGGCTTCTCTCCTCGCCCGGAACTCTGGACCCTACAGACCATTCTGTTGGTTGAGTGTTTTGGCAAGTCACGAGCGGGCCAGAAACAGCATGATATGAGCCACTTGTTCCATGGactcctcatcaacctcattCGACGATCTGACTGCCAGTTTGTACGGCCAACCGGCCCTCCCTCCGATGTTGTTGATCATGATCAAACACTGCGAGACGCCTGGAGGCGATGGTCGATTGCTGAACAAAAGAAACG ccttgctttgctttgcttcatGTGGGATACCCAACACGCTGTGCTATTCTGCCAGAGTCTTTGCATGTCTGCATTTGAACTCCGGGTTGAGCTACCTTGTAGCCAGCGAATGTGGGAGGCTGGAGATGCCATGGCTTGGGCTGCCGCTTGGCGATCCTCTCAGTCAAACCAAGGTCAATTCTTCTTACCAGCCTTGAAGTCATATATGACCCCTACTGTGCCACGGCCGCAGGGGCTGAGTGGCCTATCCCGCGTACTCCTCTTCCACGGACTCATGTCCATCGCCTGGGATATGCAAAGGCGTGACCAAACAGCCCTTGGAGTTGTATCAGGCGACAACCCAGGAGGACATTGGCGAAAGATCATTGGAGGTGCTTACGAGACTTGGAAATCCGACTTTGATGCCTACACCTTGGCTGTTATCGGTCGTTTGCCACGGTCTTCTGAGGACGAGTCACAACGCAGTGAGCACATAGCGTTTGCAACTGCTTACAACACCCTCTATCACTCGGCACAAGCACTGTTGAACATGGAGTTCCTTGATGTGCAGATCTACGCAGGAGCTCGAAACATCCTCGGGCGGCCAGTGCAACAGAAGGACTATCGCCGATCAGCCAGGAATGTCAAGCAGTGGGCATCTGCGGCGAAGCGAGAACCACCTCAGGATTCAGGGCAGACGCAAGCCGCAAAGGATGCACTAGTAAAGCAAAACCTTGAACAACCAACGACCTGGGGCAGGAATTCAGCCAACACTGCCGCATGGCACGCAGGACGCATGTTGCGCGACGGCACAAAGATCCTCACTGGCTCAGACGCCATGAGTCTCTTCCACGTCCCTTGGTGTTTATATCTGGCCACCTTGACATGCTGGGCGTTTCATCACGCGGGCCCTCTTCGCGGACGGAGCATCGCGCCTGGTGATGAAATGGCCGATGAGAGCAGCGACGAGACCGACGAGATGGTGTGGGATCCTCGGGGTGAGATGGAGGCACTCGTGACCAGCATGGCAGAGATGGGTCAGCGAGACAGTACATCAGGGATCAGTCAAAGAAGGCAGACAAACGGTCTAGTGTGGTCGATGGCCGAGATATTGACAAAGGTGAGGTGGGAGATCGTGCAGACTGGTGTCAAGGTGTTACGTGGATTGGTACCTCAACGGTTGATCAATCAATATGATGATCCGCTTGGGGACGGCTTTTGA
- a CDS encoding MFS domain-containing protein — MSAIAPASTPKDISGTKLEHSSTASSVRPGETHAVEDSAVREFYGSAINESYRLKSELIAEHLSAIGTGRFQWYLFIVNGCGWMIDNFWSQGITAIRPPVGNEFTDISRLSFSSVAYYVGLIIGAFFWGTAADVIGRKPAFNSTILYGGIFACASAGAQNFTAFCALWAVVGTAAGGNVPVDSIVFLEFVPQSHQWLLVTLSAWWNLGQVIVSLLAWVFLANFACDDATNCTRQDNMGWRYLMITLGGIAIFLGLIRIFIFKIPESPKYLLSQGRDAEAVAAVNHIARFNRKPETLTLDLLQEIDNRIQGASNAPQVTQTIDEMVAAAATPPAPTKLSFMDIMRENFKDFSLDSYRTLFAGRKMAQHSSVTFLIWLTIGVAYPLYFAFIPSYLETKASYSANTSFNYTYMVYCIVSSVGIVGPIAAGFLVETRFGRRWMMAISSVLTGAFLFAYTSVGTQAADIGFQCATAILGNFEYAIMFAFTPESFPGPVRGTGTGIAATLLRLGGLAASFVSTYGGYTVVPIYASAALWIVVGLFCIALPYETHGHASI, encoded by the exons ATGTCTGCCATTGCCCCTGCATCCACTCCCAAAGACATCTCGGGGACGAAGCTTGAGCATAGCTCTACCGCCAGCTCCGTCCGCCCGGGTGAGACTCATGCCGTCGAAGACAGCGCCGTCCGTGAATTCTACGGAAGTGCAATCAATGAGTCTTACCGTCTCAAGTCAGAGCTCATCGCGGAGCATCTCAGTGCAATTGGCACTGGAAG GTTCCAATGGtacctcttcatcgtcaacggTTGCGGCTGGATGATCGACAACTTCTGGTCTCAGGGCATCACAGCCATTCGTCCCCCAGTCGGCAACGAGTTCACAGACATCAGCCGGCTGAGCTTCAGCTCTGTCGCTTACTACGTTGGCTTGATCATTGGTGCTTTCTTTTGGGGCACGGCAGCTGATGTCATCGGCCGTAAGCCTGCCTTCAACTCGACTATTCTATACGGAGGCATCTTTGCTTGTGCCAGTGCTGGTGCGCAAAACTTCACTGCCTTTTGCGCTCTCTGGGCCGTCGTCGGTACTGCCGCCGGTGGCAATGTCCCTGTTGACAGCATTGTCTTCTTGGAATTCGTCCCTCAGAGCCATCAATGGCTTCTCGTGACACTCTCTGCCTGGTGGAACCTTGGGCAGGTCATTGTATCTCTTTTGGCATGGGTTTTCCTTGCCAATTTTGCTTGCGATGATGCCACCAACTGCACGAGACAAGACAACATGGGATG GCGATACCTCATGATTACTCTGGGCGGCATTGCCATTTTCCTTGGTCTTATCCgtatcttcatcttcaagatCCCTGAGTCTCCCAAGTATCTTCTTTCCCAGGGAAGAGACGCAGAGGCTGTTGCTGCGGTCAATCACATTGCCCGATTCAACCGCAAGCCAGAGACTCTGACTCTTGATCTCTTGCAAGAGATTGACAACCGGATCCAAGGCGCGTCGAATGCCCCTCAGGTCACGCAGACAATTGACGAAATGGTTGCTGCAGCTGCCACTCCTCCCGCACCTACGAAGCTGTCTTTTATGGATATCATGAGGGAGAACTTCAAGGACTTCAGCCTGGACAGCTACCGTACTCTCTTTGCCGGACGCAAGATGGCACAGCACAGCTCTGTCACGTTCCTCATCTGGCTTACCATCGGTGTCGCGTACCCGCTGTACTTTGCCTTCATCCCATCGTACCTCGAGACAAAGGCCAGTTACTCTGCCAACACCTCCTTCAACTACACGTACATGGTCTACTGCATCGTGTCGTCCGTCGGCATCGTTGGTCCGATCGCTGCTGGATTCCTTGTCGAGACTCGATTCGGTCGTcgatggatgatggccatCTCTTCTGTTCTTACAGGCGCTTTCCTGTTTGCCTACACCTCTGTTGGTACCCAGGCTGCTGATATCGGCTTCCAATGTGCCACTGCTATTCTCGGAAATTTTG AATACGCCATCATGTTTGCTTTTACTCCAGAGTCCTTCCCAGGACCTGTCCGAGGCACTGGAACGGGTATTGCTGCCACACTGCTCCGACTGGGTGGTCTTGCGGCCTCGTTCGTCTCGACCTATGGTGGTTACACTGTCGTTCCCATCTACGCCAGTGCGGCTCTTTGGATTGTGGTCGGACTCTTCTGCATTGCGCTTCCGTATGAGACCCATGGTCATGCTTCCATTTAA
- a CDS encoding oxygenase subunit alpha: protein MWKFLGLSSDKVSKTAPVRGLPASWYRSPEIYQLERRAIFSKKWILLTHMLRFKEDGDYLSFTYAEFPFFLIRDRDGNINGFHNACRHRAYPIVQNESGKARILSCKYHGWSYGFKGNLAKAPRFDTVPDFDKSQHGLLPINVHVDKTGFIWVNLQAGTPEEPWEKQFPGVDESARMTSYDFDGGYSFDHVWEMDLDSNWKGVMENYNECYHCPTSHPLIAGVSDLTKYKVEPNGSCLEHTIINKKEDDGTDEFKRSITFFFPSTSVTVTINFFYIQRMIPISETKTKIENEVYRHHSANDEEFASIMAFYKQVLTEDKDLCNGTQRNLNAGVFLNGELHPEKEKGPIYFQNTVREEVMEHRRKEVAQNGQQIWPAMPKVVGDMMTSKLQEEEMLCSELERESCAARSELAW from the exons ATGTGGAAGTTTCTCGGTCTCTCCTCCGACAAAGTCTCCAAGACAGCCCCAGTTCGTGGGCTTCCGGCTTCTTGGTATCGATCTCCAGAAATCTACCAGCTGGAACGTCgcgccatcttctccaagaaATGGATCCTCCTCACCCACATGCTGAGGTTCAAGGAGGACGGCGACTACCTCTCTTTCACCTACGCCGAGTTTCCATTTTTCCTCATTCGAGACCGGGACGGCAATATCAACGGCTTTCACAACGCTTGCCGACACCGTGCCTATCCCATTGTGCAGAATGAATCAGGGAAGGCTAGAATTCTGAGCTGCAAGTACCACGGTTGGTCTTACGGGTTCAAAGGGAATCTTGCAAAGGCACCAAGGTTCGATACCGTACCTGACTTCGACAAGAGCCAACACGGCCTGTTGCCCATCAATGTACATGTCGACAAAACAGGCTTCATCTGGGTCAACTTGCAAGCCGGAACACCAGAGGAGCCCTGGGAGAAGCAGTTCCCTGGGGTTGATGAGAGCGCCAGGATGACCAGCTACGACTTTGACGGTGGCTACAGCTTTGATCATGTGTGGGAGATGGATCTTGATTCGAACTGGAAAGGAGTCATGGAGAACTACAACG AGTGTTATCACTGCCCGACAAGTCATCCTCTGATTGCTGGAGTTTCGGACCTCACCAAATACAAGGTTGAGCCTAATGGCAGCTGTTTGGAGCATACCATCATTAATAAGAAGGAAGACGATGGGACGGATGAGTTCAAACGCTCTatcaccttcttcttcccgtcAACCTCAGTGACAGTCAC CATCAACTTCTTCTACATCCAACGCATGATCCCCATCAGCGAGACCAAGACAAAGATCGAGAATGAAGTGTATCGTCACCATTCAGCAAACGATGAGGAGTTtgcctccatcatggcatTCTACAAGCAGGTCCTTACCGAAGACAAGGACCTGTGCAATGGAACACAGAGAAATCTGAACGCTGGTGTCTTTCTCAACGGCGAGTTGCATCCTGAAAAGGAAAAG GGCCCGATTTACTTCCAAAACACGGTCAGAGAAGAGGTCATGGAACACAGGAGAAAGGAAGTGGCACAAAACGGGCAGCAAATATGGCCTGCGATGCCCAAGGTCGTTGGAGACATGATGACAAGCAAGCTtcaggaggaagagatgttGTGTTCAGAACTGGAAAGAGAAAGCTGTGCGGCGAGGTCAGAACTGGCATGGTAA
- a CDS encoding Peptidoglycan deacetylase → MGKKKVMVCYGVDIDAVAGWLGSYGGEDSTSDVSRGIWAGTIGTRRLLKLFDKYNIKASWFIPGHTLESFPEECALVRDAGHEIGLHGYTHENPADMTFEQQRDVLDKTWKLITDFCGGKPPRGSVAPWWETSAEGTELLLSYGIEYDHSMLHHDCQPYWLRTGDTWTKIDYTKNAEDWMKPLVKGKETGLVEIPGSWYIDDLPPMMFIKNSANSHGWVNPRDVEDIWRDHFDYFYREYDEFIFPMTIHPDVSGRPHVLLMHERIIEHINKHEGVEWVTMAEMADYFKSKNAAPQGALMPASKEEAMKRYHEWKKAQS, encoded by the exons atgggcaagaagaaggttaTGGTTTG TTATGGTGTGGATATTGATGCTGTTGCCGGATGGCTTGGCTCATATGGTGGCGAAGATAGCACCAGTGACGTGAGCAGAG GTATTTGGGCGGGCACTATTGGAACCCGCCGCCTCTTGAAGCTCTTTGACAAGTACAACATCAAAGCTTCTTGGTTCATCCCTGGTCACACATTAGAGTCTTTCCCTGAGGAGTGCGCTCTCGTTCGGGATGCAGGACACGAGATTGGC CTTCATGGATACACCCATGAGAATCCTGCAGATATGACCTTTGAGCAGCAGAGAGACGTTCTCGACAAGACGTGGAAGCTGATCACTGACTTCTGTGGAGGCAAGCCGCCTCGAGGTAGTGTGGCTCCATGGTGGGAGACTAGTGCTGAAGGAACTGAGTTGCTCCTCAGCTACGGCATCGAGTATGACCATTCCATGCTCCATCACGATTGCCAACCCTATTGGTTGAGGACTGGTGATACCTGGACAAAGATCGACTACACAAAGAACGCCGAGGATTGGATGAAGCCACTGGTCAAGGGAAAGGAAACAGGATTGGTTGAGATCCCTGGATCATGGTATATCGATGATCTTCCTCCAATGATGTTCATCAAGAACTCTGCCAACTCACACGGATGGGTTAACCCTCG GGACGTCGAGGACATCTGGAGAGACCATTTCGACTACTTCTACAGGGAGTATG ATGAGTTCATCTTTCCTATGACCATCCACCCCGATGTTTCGGGAAGACCCCACGTCCTCTTGATGCATGAGCGTATCATTGAGCACATCAACAAACACGAAGGCGTTGAGTGGGTAACTATGGCCGAG ATGGCCGATTACTTCAAAAGTAAGAACGCAGCGCCTCAGGGCGCTCTGATGCCCGCGAGCAAAGAGGAGGCGATGAAGAGATACCACGAGTGGAAGAAGGCACAGAGCTAG
- a CDS encoding N-acetyltransferase domain-containing protein → MASSAQYQINEPTSADFDEWSAMFRAYIDFYQATIEEEQYKRTFDRILNKENDLQALVLRRTLDGKESIVGIAHFFPEQTPWSEKQILMLNDLFVDPSVRGQGQGRKLIEAVAEIAKKMGCLRLQWLTKHDNTRARSLYDTLAQTSFVQYRMSLD, encoded by the exons ATGGCTTCAAGCGCCCAATACCAGATCAATGAGCCAACTAGTGCCGACTTTGACGAATGGTCTGCCATGTTTCGGGCGTATATCGACTTTTACCAGGCTACCATTGAGGAAGAGCAATACAAACGAACCTTTGATCGCATCCTTAACAAGGAGAATGATCTCCAAGCCCTGGTCTTAAGGAGGACTCTTGATGGGAAAGAATCGATAGTGGGCATTGCCCATTTCTTCCCCGAGCAAACGCCGTGGAGCGAGAAACAAATCTTGATGCTTAATG ATCTGTTTGTTGATCCATCCGTTCGTGGCCAGGGCCAAGGACGCAAGCTCATTGAGGCCGTCGCTGAGATTGCCAAGAAGATGGGTTGCTTGCGCCTGCAATGGCTCACGAAGCATGATAATACCAGAGCCCGCAGCCTATACGACACGTTGGCCCAGACCTCGTTCGTGCAGTATCGAATGAGCTTGGATTAA
- a CDS encoding FAD-binding-3 domain-containing protein → MNRTTHKNTMPHYTVQEIMQRDASSKLHVVIVGAGLGGLGAAIAVRLAGHDVTVLEAAPSIGEVGAGIQVLPNASRVLFSWGLEDRLLKFATRPSKCNFIGWKGNHLSEMDYHGYAAATGNYPFLDFHRATLHGCLLDRSKELGVKILTGASVEKYAITDDDTTATVHLADGRTIVSDLVVGADGINSKLREQFLGKTDPPQLTGDLAYRLLLSTAEMLKDPDLRPFVENPQVNYWVGPDKHAVNYVLKGGELFNMVLLVPDDIPLEQGNTLHGTMDEMRAHFADWDPRIGKMLSLCDSVGSILKWRLCIRPGLDPTWSDPSGAFTMLGDAVHATLPYLASGAGMALEDGGVLGLCLARLTDKSPESKRKVLDVYEACRRERTEKVVQRGTYNQWIYHLSDGPEQQERDERFKQFGDFDHAWLSGEDPVLPKSEETGEDPFPWRYNGVGRWLLTYDMWKDVEAKFSKVEGSSSGVESVRASL, encoded by the exons ATGAACAGAACAACACACAAGAACACAATGCCTCACTATACTGTTCAAGAAATTATGCAGCGCGATGCTTCAAGCAAGCTACAC GTTGTCATAGTCGGTGCAGGCCTTGGTGGACTTGGAGCAGCTATCGCTGTCCGCCTGGCTGGTCATGATGTTACAGTCTTGGAAGCTGCCCCGTCGATCGGCGAAGTCGGTGCCGGCATCCAGGTTCTTCCCAATGCCAGTCGGGTTCTTTTCTCATGGGGACTTGAGGATCGTCTCCTGAAGTTCGCAACCCGACCAAGCAAGTGCAACTTTATCGGATGGAAGGGAAACCACCTCTCTGAGATGGACTACCATGGATACGCAGCAGCCACAGGCAACTATCCTTTCCTAGATTTTCACCGAGCTACCCTACACGGTTGCCTTCTCGACCGTTCCAAGGAGTTGGGAGTTAAGATCCTCACCGGCGCCTCGGTTGAGAAGTACGCCATTACCGATGATGACACAACAGCAACTGTCCACCTAGCGGACGGCCGCACCATAGTATCTGACCTTGTGGTTGGAGCCGATGGTATCAACTCGAAACTACGAGAGCAGTTCCTCGGCAAGACAGACCCGCCTCAACTCACCGGTGATCTGGCATACCGGCTTCTTCTTTCGACTGCCGAGATGCTCAAAGACCCAGACCTACGTCCTTTCGTGGAAAACCCCCAGGTCAACTACTGGGTTGGGCCCGATAAGCACGCAGTCAACTACGTCTTGAAGGGCGGCGAGCTGTTCAACATGGTCTTGCTTGTCCCAGATGACATTCCGCTTGAGCAAGGAAACACACTACATGGGACTATGGATGAGATGCGAGCGCACTTTGCTGACTGGGATCCTCGCATCGGCAAGATGCTTTCTCTCTGCGACTCTGTTGGTTCCATCCTCAAGTGGCGTCTATGTATCCGTCCCGGCCTTGACCCAACTTGGTCTGATCCTTCTGGAGCATTCACCATGCTTGGAGACGCCGTTCATGCGACGCTTCCATACTTAGCTAGCGGGGCAGGAATGGCACTCGAGGATGGCGGAGTTCTGGGTTTGTGTCTCGCCCGGCTCACAGACAAGTCACCAGAATCCAAGAGAAAGGTCCTCGATGTGTACGAGGCCTGTCGGCGGGAGCGAACAGAGAAGGTCGTCCAGCGAGGCACATACAACCAGTGGATCTACCATCTCTCTGATGGGCCAGAGCAGCAGGAGCGTGATGAGCGCTTCAAGCAATTTGGAGACTTTGACCACGCCTGGCTGAGTGGAGAGGATCCTGTGCTGCCCAAGTCAGAGGAGACAGGCGAGGACCCCTTCCCCTGGAGGTACAACGGTGTTGGAAGGTGGCTTCTGACATACGATATGTGGAAGGATGTTGAAGCCAAGTTCTCCAAGGTGGAAGGTTCATCTTCAGGTGTAGAGTCAGTTCGGGCCAGCCTATAG
- a CDS encoding Oxidored-FMN domain-containing protein produces the protein MPVAITPPQTHVALKDSVLFTPLKLGHLSLKHRIIQAPNTRMRCDAESPGVHVPGPRVVKYYGDRATDGGLQITEATDICLRASGYGGVPGVFTESQLKGWRKVTDAVHAKGGFIFTQLWHTGRASSSGMRGERPISSGEIPMNGKYLDGTECKDDPPRGMTVDEIHEMTAEWAAAAKRAVDVAGFDGVEIHGANGYLLEQFLHDNINQRTDEYGGSVENRCRFVLEVLTAVCDAIGAEKVGIRLSPYNYFQDTRDSNPNEHWSYLCKRIADLPKARRPAYVHMIEPRFDEVLNEEQKLASLANGSTTEVAEKSKRVNSLNIFSEILQPAGILFLACGNFNRDNAVPKLKGKEADIVAMGRHYIANPDLVERLRNGWPLNSYDRSTFYGADPPEKGYNDYPFFHETPEAQVKA, from the exons ATGCCTGTTGCCATCACCCCCCCTCAGACACACGTCGCCCTCAAGGATAGTGTGCTGTTCACGCCCCTCAAGTTGGGACATTTGAGCCTGAAACATCGCATCATCCAG GCCCCCAACACGCGCATGCGATGTGATGCCGAGTCCCCCGGCGTCCACGTCCCTGGTCCCCGAGTCGTCAAGTACTACGGCGATCGTGCCACTGATGGCGGCCTGCAAATCACTGAGGCCACAGATATCTGCCTCAGAGCCAGTGGCTATGGCGGCGTCCCAGGCGTCTTTACCGAGTCGCAGCTCAAGGGATGGCGCAAGGTGACCGACGCCGTCCATGCCAAGGGTGGGTTCATCTTTACCCAGCTTTGGCACACTGGCCGAGCCTCCTCAAGTGGAATGCGAGGCGAGAGACCCATCTCTTCTGGAGAAATTCCCATGAATGGCAAGTATCTCGATGGCACTGAGTGCAAGGATGATCCCCCACGGGGCATGACGGTGGATGAGATCCACGAGATGACTGCCGAGTGGGCCGCCGCTGCCAAGAGGGCAGTGGATGTCGCTGgctttgatggtgttgagattcACG GTGCCAATGGTTATCTATTGGAGCAGTTCTTGCATGACAACATCAACCAGCGCACTGATGAGTATGGTGGCTCTGTTGAGAACCGGTGCCGCTTTGTCTTGGAGGTGTTGACTGCTGTCTGTGACGCTATCGGTGCCGAGAAGGTCGGTATTCGTCTATCACCGTACAACTACTTCCAGGATACAAGAGACAGCAACCCCAACGAGCATTGGTCCTACCTTTGCAAGCGTATCGCGGACCTGCCCAAGGCCCGGCGACCCGCCTACGTTCATAT GATTGAGCCTCGCTTCGATGAGGTGCTCAACGAGGAGCAAAAACTCGCCTCTCTCGCCAATGGCTCCACGACGGAAGTGGCAGAGAAGAGTAAGCGGGTTAACTCGCTCAACATCTTCAGCGAGATTCTCCAGCCTGCGGGAATACTGTTCTTGGCCTGCGGAAACTTCAACCGGGATAACGCAGTCCCGAAGCTCAAGGGGAAGGAAGCCGATATTGTGGCTATGGGAAGACACTACATCGCCAACCCTGACTTGGTTGAGCGACTCCGAAACGGATGGCCTCTCAACTCTTATGACCGATCTACCTTTTACGGAGCTGACCCTCCTGAGAAGGGATACAACGATTACCCTTTTTTTCACGAGACTCCCGAAGCTCAGGTCAAGGCATAG